The Dendropsophus ebraccatus isolate aDenEbr1 chromosome 3, aDenEbr1.pat, whole genome shotgun sequence genome includes a region encoding these proteins:
- the LOC138785984 gene encoding uncharacterized protein has product MEAFDNLLSILTPHLQRQDTYMRKSIPPVGRLLITLRFLATGESYVSLHLQFRVGTSTISGIVRCTCAVIWEHLQPIVMPSPTREIWLQSAAGFQSVANFPNCIGAVDGKHIRVKQPPRSGSQYFNYKKFFSVVLIAVVDSTYRFLAIDVGSYGSTGDSRALLRSEFGRRILLDHVTLPPPTPLPGTTHPAPFVMVGDQAFPLLNNLLRPYPRRGLDERGRLFNRRLSRARNFVECAFGIMTSQWRVFTTALQLKLATVDMVIKAACVLHNYLRDYAPTPEVNVETLPAFSAPINYGQGRQLNRGIVVRNLFADYFMTPEGAVPVPLSQPPL; this is encoded by the exons atggaggcctttgataatttactttccattttgaccccacatctccagagacaggacacctacatgcggaaatccatccctcctgtgggacgtctgctcataacgttaag attcttggcgacaggggagagttatgtatcgttgcacctccaattccgggttggtacgtccaccatctctggaattgtgaggtgcacgtgcgccgtgatctgggagcatttgcagcccatcgtgatgcccagtccgacccgggagatttggttgcagtcagcagcaggctttcagtctgtggccaatttccccaactgtataggggcggttgatggtaagcacatacgtgtgaagcaaccaccgcgatcaggatcacagtatttcaattataagaaatttttttctgtggtcctgatcgcggttgttgattccacgtatcgtttccttgccatcgacgtcggctcctatggcagtactggggactcccgggcgctactgagatcagagtttgggcggcgcatactcttagatcacgtgactctacctcctcccactcctcttccgggtaccacgcatcccgctccattcgtcatggtaggggatcaagccttccctttactcaacaacctgctgcgcccttacccacggagagggctggatgaacgggggagactatttaaccggaggctgagccgggcacgtaacttcgtggagtgcgccttcgggatcatgactagtcagtggagagtgtttaccactgccctgcagttgaaattggccacagttgacatggtcattaaagctgcctgtgttctccacaactaccttcgggactatgctcccaccccggaggtgaacgtggagacactgccagcttttagtgcccctatcaactatggccaagggagacaactcaaccgcgggatagtggtcaggaacctctttgctgactacttcatgactcctgaaggcgccgtgcccgtgcccctttcacagcctcccttatga